From a region of the Leptospira kmetyi serovar Malaysia str. Bejo-Iso9 genome:
- a CDS encoding LA_2490 family SGNH/GDSL-type esterase — MKGFFSRAGRALAFFILVFIGTEILLNILKAPSLQFYRDQKILHRYNPVYYVDLAPNEDIYIRHFAGKWEGRFRTNSLGMRGLEEADPEKPKIACLGDSLVMGFGVSDEDTFCHQLNGIELKGGPRQAMNLAVDAYGSLGAVRRLKDMAPKLKNLKEVLFFVSGNDFTIPDELRAKGMLSDDEVDEIRSQDPNFNRNFRIQFELSRASYTLQALKLAFEQLKVQYAFTAFKLKSEWNSTGLSASSSADQTPAKYMKDSFFRKPEAKCDPSTQTGSNTFEKKNVVLTPNPDRMSQEEYKKNFCPEPIPDYFSCVDREPSLSSLEPLPQITQNAYNEMVEYSKANGIRLIVVLMPIQVEEIFCRNRGLYHPLENYALRAGAYFEKKGVPVLRLRKETGEMCGEVLETQKGKKFSGIRDYFIPEDGHLTVPGNRWAKRSVEKQLKELEKKNAL; from the coding sequence ATGAAAGGATTCTTCTCCCGGGCAGGGCGAGCCCTCGCATTCTTCATTCTCGTTTTTATCGGAACGGAAATTCTTCTCAACATCCTGAAAGCACCTTCTCTTCAATTTTATAGGGACCAGAAGATTCTCCATAGATACAACCCGGTCTACTACGTGGACTTGGCTCCCAACGAAGACATTTATATCCGCCATTTCGCCGGAAAATGGGAAGGTCGATTCAGAACCAATTCTCTTGGAATGAGAGGACTCGAAGAAGCCGATCCTGAAAAACCGAAAATCGCCTGTCTTGGAGACAGTCTTGTGATGGGGTTCGGAGTTTCCGACGAGGACACGTTCTGTCATCAGTTAAACGGAATCGAACTCAAGGGCGGACCGAGACAGGCGATGAACCTCGCAGTGGACGCCTACGGCTCGTTAGGCGCCGTTCGAAGATTGAAGGACATGGCGCCCAAACTCAAAAATCTGAAAGAGGTTCTTTTTTTCGTTTCGGGAAACGACTTTACGATCCCCGACGAATTGAGAGCGAAGGGAATGCTTTCGGATGACGAGGTCGACGAGATCCGCAGTCAGGATCCGAATTTCAATCGAAACTTTAGAATTCAATTCGAACTTTCCAGAGCGTCCTATACGCTTCAGGCTTTGAAACTCGCCTTCGAACAGCTCAAGGTTCAATACGCGTTTACCGCGTTTAAATTGAAATCGGAATGGAATTCCACCGGACTTTCCGCGAGTTCGAGCGCGGATCAGACTCCCGCCAAGTATATGAAGGATTCCTTTTTTAGAAAACCGGAAGCGAAGTGCGATCCTTCCACTCAGACCGGTTCAAACACATTCGAAAAAAAGAATGTAGTTTTGACTCCGAATCCGGATCGGATGTCCCAAGAAGAATACAAAAAGAATTTTTGTCCCGAGCCGATCCCGGATTATTTTTCCTGCGTGGATCGGGAGCCGAGTCTTTCCTCACTCGAACCTTTGCCCCAGATTACACAAAACGCATACAATGAAATGGTGGAATACTCCAAGGCAAACGGAATCCGTTTGATCGTCGTTTTGATGCCGATCCAAGTCGAAGAGATATTTTGCAGAAACCGGGGGCTTTATCATCCTCTGGAGAATTACGCGCTCCGCGCCGGAGCCTATTTCGAAAAGAAGGGAGTTCCCGTTTTAAGACTCAGAAAAGAAACCGGCGAAATGTGCGGGGAAGTTTTGGAAACGCAGAAGGGCAAAAAGTTTTCGGGGATTCGGGATTATTTCATTCCGGAAGACGGACATTTGACGGTTCCGGGAAACCGTTGGGCAAAACGTTCCGTGGAAAAACAGCTCAAGGAATTGGAAAAGAAGAATGCTCTTTAA
- a CDS encoding MBOAT family O-acyltransferase — translation MLFNSVQYLIFAPVVILIYFWLPARFQRLWLLVASLYFYAIFKIPFILLLIYSIVLTFYAVKGMEAAHSKFVKLFFLNIAVWGNLLLLYVFKYMDFSIHAWNIFTNSQPCDPAYVSLTGALLPMGISFFTLQAISYAVDVYRGTVPQAKSLFQFGLFLSFFPQLVAGPIIRAQDMLHQFLENYTYKKENLLPGIRQLAWGLFKKTFVADPISLTVDPVFANPGAYDSLSLLVTSFLFSFQIYCDFSGYSDVAIGTGRIMGYSIPENFTRPFLSQTVTEFWRRWHISFSSWLRDYIYISLGGNRVSILRAYFNVFITTFVSGLWHGADWNFIIWGACHASVMVFERFIFSFSILKRGWDKIPEWIKYVYPFFVFSFSMFFFRAKPSPEYGYDTSLELAFAIVKRSFSFESGQTLQVPFTVLFAVIVLFGADFLQEKRQTWMENLQDKPWIVYPLAGMMVLVGFILYSVTVSQPFLYFQF, via the coding sequence ATGCTCTTTAATTCGGTTCAATATCTCATATTCGCTCCCGTAGTTATCCTGATTTATTTTTGGCTTCCCGCTCGATTTCAAAGACTTTGGCTTTTGGTCGCGAGTTTATACTTTTACGCGATCTTTAAGATTCCTTTTATTCTTCTGTTGATCTATTCGATCGTTTTGACGTTCTACGCGGTCAAGGGGATGGAAGCGGCACATTCAAAATTTGTAAAATTATTCTTTTTGAATATTGCGGTTTGGGGAAATCTCCTTCTTCTTTACGTGTTCAAATACATGGATTTTTCGATCCATGCTTGGAATATTTTTACTAATTCGCAACCTTGCGATCCGGCTTACGTTTCTTTGACGGGGGCGTTGCTTCCGATGGGAATTTCGTTTTTTACTTTGCAGGCGATTTCCTACGCGGTCGACGTTTATAGGGGAACCGTTCCTCAGGCGAAGAGTCTTTTTCAGTTCGGTTTATTCTTATCCTTTTTTCCTCAGTTGGTCGCGGGCCCGATCATCCGTGCACAGGATATGCTTCATCAGTTTCTGGAGAATTATACTTATAAAAAAGAGAATCTTCTTCCCGGAATCAGACAACTCGCTTGGGGACTTTTTAAAAAGACGTTCGTGGCCGATCCGATCTCGTTGACGGTCGATCCGGTTTTTGCCAATCCCGGAGCTTACGATTCTCTTTCGTTGCTCGTTACTTCGTTTTTATTTTCCTTTCAGATCTATTGCGACTTTTCGGGTTACTCGGACGTGGCGATCGGCACGGGAAGAATTATGGGTTATTCGATTCCGGAAAACTTTACGAGACCGTTTTTGTCCCAGACCGTGACTGAGTTTTGGAGAAGATGGCATATCTCATTTTCTTCTTGGCTTCGGGACTACATCTACATCTCGTTAGGCGGGAATCGGGTCAGCATTCTTCGCGCTTACTTTAACGTGTTCATCACGACCTTTGTGAGCGGGCTTTGGCACGGAGCGGATTGGAACTTCATTATCTGGGGAGCTTGCCACGCATCCGTGATGGTATTTGAACGGTTTATCTTTTCGTTTTCGATTTTAAAACGGGGATGGGATAAAATTCCGGAATGGATCAAATACGTTTATCCGTTTTTCGTATTTTCGTTTTCGATGTTTTTCTTTCGGGCCAAACCTTCTCCCGAATACGGCTACGATACGAGCTTGGAACTCGCGTTCGCGATTGTTAAGCGAAGTTTCTCTTTTGAAAGCGGTCAGACGTTGCAGGTTCCGTTTACCGTTTTATTCGCGGTGATCGTTTTGTTCGGCGCGGATTTTCTTCAGGAAAAAAGACAGACTTGGATGGAGAATCTTCAGGACAAACCTTGGATCGTTTATCCTTTGGCGGGAATGATGGTGCTCGTCGGATTCATTCTTTACAGCGTGACGGTCAGTCAGCCCTTTCTTTATTTTCAGTTCTAA
- a CDS encoding carbohydrate-binding protein, with translation MLFRKVIELLFRMKSIPKTKVLLALLLTITVAIGADDAGNWIGSFSSEDYEDFIEPVEKEKIYYYWQMEKLKRAVAPRYIRYIDSSLSLETGRLLNRGILFTFEGIENEDVSVCGNFSLWRCIPLKKNDHGVFYAVYNPESRDTIREELKILEYKFRVDGLFTHDPSNPDSVEDGDGSLVSRLIAVPSGSDKLVTTRILEDSPYEELEYRTVEFRIYAPDAEMITLVGDFNHWDPEEDVLKKEKDVFTLIKKMKPGTYLYNFVRDGKIILDTFNQNTRLREDTGEISSYLTVPERSYALETK, from the coding sequence ATGCTTTTTCGGAAAGTGATCGAACTTTTATTCAGAATGAAATCGATCCCTAAGACCAAAGTTTTATTAGCTCTTCTTTTAACGATCACCGTCGCCATCGGAGCCGACGATGCAGGAAATTGGATCGGGTCCTTTTCATCCGAAGATTACGAGGATTTTATAGAGCCGGTGGAGAAGGAGAAAATCTACTACTACTGGCAGATGGAAAAACTAAAACGCGCGGTCGCTCCGAGATACATTCGTTACATCGATTCCTCCTTGTCCTTGGAAACGGGGAGACTTTTGAACCGAGGAATTCTTTTCACCTTTGAAGGAATCGAAAACGAGGACGTTTCCGTCTGCGGAAATTTTTCGCTTTGGAGATGTATTCCGCTGAAGAAAAACGATCACGGAGTTTTTTACGCGGTCTACAATCCCGAAAGCAGGGACACGATTCGGGAAGAATTGAAAATCCTCGAATATAAGTTTCGAGTCGACGGACTTTTCACGCACGACCCGTCTAACCCCGATTCGGTGGAGGACGGGGACGGTTCCTTGGTTTCGAGATTGATTGCGGTTCCTTCCGGTTCGGATAAACTCGTAACGACTCGCATCTTGGAAGATTCTCCCTATGAAGAATTGGAATATAGAACCGTCGAGTTTCGGATCTATGCTCCCGACGCGGAGATGATTACGCTCGTGGGAGATTTCAATCATTGGGATCCCGAGGAAGACGTTTTGAAAAAGGAGAAGGACGTTTTCACTCTCATCAAAAAGATGAAGCCGGGAACTTATCTTTATAATTTCGTTCGAGACGGAAAGATCATCCTGGATACGTTCAATCAGAACACGAGACTTCGGGAAGACACGGGGGAGATTTCTTCCTATCTTACGGTTCCCGAACGTTCTTACGCTTTAGAAACGAAATAA
- the trxB gene encoding thioredoxin-disulfide reductase — translation MAHKIVIIGSGPAGHTAAIYAARANLNPVMYEGFMAGGIAAGGQLTTTTEVENFPGFPEGIDGTKLTQLFREQSVKYGTTIHTQTITKVDFTSRPFKLWSDDELIEAEAVIIATGATAKRMHVNGEDTYWQRGISACAVCDGALPIYRNKELVVVGGGDSAVEEASHLTKFASKVYLVHRRDSLRASKIMQKRATTHPKIEIIWNSQVQEAKGDGKNLTALTLQDTVNGQKKELAVGGLFYAIGHKPNTDIFEGILDLDESGYIKTVPGSTRTSIEGVFAAGDVQDKIYRQAVSAAGSGCMAALDAERWLESREE, via the coding sequence ATGGCCCACAAAATTGTCATCATAGGATCCGGACCCGCCGGACATACGGCTGCGATCTACGCGGCGAGAGCGAACTTAAACCCGGTGATGTACGAAGGTTTTATGGCGGGGGGAATCGCCGCAGGCGGTCAACTCACGACAACTACCGAGGTCGAAAACTTTCCCGGTTTCCCGGAAGGAATCGACGGAACCAAGTTGACCCAACTCTTCCGTGAACAATCCGTAAAATACGGAACCACCATCCACACACAAACGATCACCAAAGTGGATTTTACTTCCAGACCGTTTAAACTTTGGTCAGACGACGAACTCATCGAAGCCGAAGCCGTAATCATCGCGACCGGAGCGACCGCAAAAAGAATGCACGTCAACGGAGAAGATACGTATTGGCAAAGAGGAATTTCGGCTTGTGCGGTCTGCGACGGGGCCTTACCGATTTATAGAAACAAAGAACTCGTAGTCGTAGGCGGAGGAGATTCCGCAGTGGAAGAAGCCTCTCACCTGACTAAGTTCGCTTCCAAGGTTTATCTCGTTCATAGAAGGGATTCTTTACGCGCGTCCAAGATCATGCAAAAACGCGCGACCACACATCCTAAGATCGAGATCATCTGGAATTCTCAAGTGCAGGAAGCCAAAGGCGACGGAAAAAATCTCACGGCTTTGACCTTGCAAGACACGGTCAACGGACAAAAGAAAGAACTCGCCGTGGGCGGTCTTTTTTACGCGATCGGTCACAAACCGAACACCGATATCTTCGAAGGAATTTTGGATCTGGACGAAAGCGGTTATATCAAAACCGTTCCGGGTTCCACTCGCACGAGCATCGAGGGAGTTTTTGCGGCCGGAGACGTTCAGGATAAGATCTATCGCCAAGCGGTTTCAGCCGCGGGTTCGGGTTGTATGGCCGCACTCGACGCGGAACGCTGGCTCGAATCCAGAGAAGAATAA